A single region of the Mercenaria mercenaria strain notata chromosome 6, MADL_Memer_1, whole genome shotgun sequence genome encodes:
- the LOC123563026 gene encoding uncharacterized protein LOC123563026, with amino-acid sequence MRHLHPFCQSAGDSELLDSRNRVWRLAAKKAMHFKGTASSWGGHFKEAIVVSCLSRRCYTLVRSIITTRRTMFMKVTGFLFRGFCGCKDEGLMYALLKRWDQGDISSNDVNERLKEEKASSRPVTEVETLKTENARLEAMVSQLQAEVRT; translated from the exons atgcGGCACCTCCACCCGTTTTGTCAGTCAGCAGGGGACAGTGAGTTGTTAGACTCAAGAAATAGGGTATGGCGACTGGCAGCTAAGAAGGCAATGCATTTCAAg GGTACTGCTTCCTCGTGGGGTGGCCACTTCAAAGAGGCCATTGTGGTTAGCTGTTTGTCAAGAAGGTGTTACACACTGGTAAGATCCATCATCACAACAAGAAGAACTATGTTTATGAAAGTCACTGGTTTTCTGTTTCGTGGGTTTTGTGGTTGCAAAGACGAAGGTCTGATGTATGCCCTCTTGAAGAGATGGGACCAGGGGGATATCAGTTCAAATGATGTTAATGAACGCCTTAAGGAAGAAaag GCTTCAAGTCGGCCAGTAACGGAAGTGGAGACATTAAAAACAGAAAACGCCCGCTTGGAGGCCATGGTTTCGCAACTGCAAGCCGAAGTACGTACTTGA
- the LOC128558112 gene encoding uncharacterized protein LOC128558112: MNVESTTRNELLLILSKTCNSSPIHITITTASGVKQIIYFILQSASQVYTFDELDAEEESVLPVEPVMKRPRYTVCYKPSSESDLDLDDSREDPDWKEEKEEVTDDEDEADGDDNELNQAFISVKDWNPMNVQLKIEIPEKLQGNDQPPAESFMESEHQERELESVEENQSEINKSRPRRSASAKTDLMPGSEVIGLFRNGGRNKWEEWCECKVVDVLMNGELYNVVFTDGAKRFLKKTQIKKKD; the protein is encoded by the exons ATGAATGTGGAGAGTACAACAAGAAATGAATTGTTACTAATATTGAGCAAAACGTGTAACAGTTCACCAATTCACATTACCATT acgACAGCTTCAGGGGTTAaacaaataatttactttattttacagtCTGCCAGTCAGGTCTATACATTCGATGAGTTGGATGCAGAAGAAGAG tctgtaTTGCCTGTGGAACCAGTAATGAAGAGGCCTAGATATACAGTATGTTACAAG CCGAGTAGTGAGAGTGACCTTGATTTAGATGACAGTAGAGAAGATCCAGACTGGAAAGAGGAG AAAGAGGAGGTAACAGATGATGAAGATGAAGCCGATGGTGATGACAACGAATTAAACCAGGCGTTCATTTCTGTGAAGGATTGGAACCCGATGAATGTTCAACTTAAGATTGAAATTCCAGAAAAG CTTCAGGGTAATGACCAGCCCCCTGCAGAGAGTTTCATGGAAAGTGAACATCAAGAGAGAGAACTTGAGAGTGTAGAAGAGAATCAATCCGAGATCAATAAG AGTAGACCGAGAAGAAGTGCTTCAGCCAAAACAGATCTCATGCCAGGAAGTGAAGTGATTGGACTGTTTAGGAATGGAGGAAGAAACAAATGGGAGGAATGGTGCGAGTGTAAGGTTGTGGATGTATTGATGAATG gagagCTATACAATGTTGTCTTTACTGACGGAGCGAAACGATTCCTGAAGAAAACACAGATAAAGAAGAAAGACTAG